A stretch of Campylobacter gracilis DNA encodes these proteins:
- a CDS encoding phosphoethanolamine transferase, with protein MREKFYVALANIGGLMARTKVGELVARLLMKIDRGFFTALRERPIWRVFWLSTALCLLACWAKIHYQINGPIFAYIAESFPVVFIVNLLIFHLCYLLSGRFFKLVSVVLLVLITLIASVALFLIVNFDSSFNVVAIDALVHTDAAETSEFISQFLNFATILYLAVLLGCIFAALRAGRRKEEQTHSGLRLLLAAIYLIYGTIFCADIAVKASQGKQGYITKLSQYVPLEFAFTIKDYLSDKNFITDMREVQLGYEEAKRANESVLKGGANSDPQGAALDSASENSAPASSAQAQNYGANFNSTFASGTEPQSSSETLNSTPQSPSAILNSKNPEAATNPALQKSRVKNIILIIGESLQRGHMSLYGYDVKNTPLLEKLEASGNLIKFSDTISPYGTTNQVLMRLLNFSDYESERKRAWFRNLSIIDMFKLSGYRTFWISNQEAFGAHALSAKSAADRADAESFLSKSNLYETVRIKPDGVLLPLINRAKAGQSERNFYVIHLIGSHMDYSLRYPEGFGKFSAADVKAKLTAKQKDVVAYYDNSVLYNDFVINEIFKIFSGDDSLIVYLSDHGENLYENGRLGHGMESRFTYEIPLLFIASREFLSDHATLWQRLAAAKDKPFMSDDLAHLLADIIGVAPLEFDEHKSPIRADFNASRKRIANGADYDEKLKNTKGYEFE; from the coding sequence ATGAGAGAAAAATTTTATGTAGCGCTAGCAAATATAGGCGGGCTTATGGCGCGGACGAAAGTGGGCGAGCTCGTGGCGCGCTTGCTTATGAAAATCGACCGCGGCTTTTTTACCGCACTGCGCGAACGTCCCATATGGAGAGTGTTTTGGCTTAGCACGGCGCTATGCTTGCTCGCGTGCTGGGCTAAGATACATTATCAGATTAACGGACCCATCTTTGCCTACATCGCCGAGAGTTTTCCGGTAGTATTTATCGTAAATTTGCTCATCTTTCACCTCTGCTACTTGCTTAGCGGGCGATTTTTTAAGCTCGTTTCGGTTGTGCTACTGGTACTAATTACGCTGATTGCGAGCGTGGCTTTATTTTTGATCGTAAATTTCGACTCAAGCTTCAACGTCGTGGCGATTGACGCGCTTGTGCATACCGACGCGGCCGAGACGAGCGAGTTTATTTCGCAGTTTCTTAACTTTGCAACGATTTTATACCTAGCGGTGCTACTTGGCTGCATCTTTGCGGCGCTAAGAGCAGGGCGGAGAAAGGAGGAGCAAACGCATAGCGGTCTAAGATTGCTGTTAGCGGCGATTTATCTCATTTACGGAACGATCTTTTGCGCGGATATTGCTGTCAAAGCTTCCCAGGGCAAGCAGGGCTATATAACCAAGCTATCGCAATACGTCCCGCTGGAGTTTGCCTTTACGATAAAAGATTATCTGAGCGATAAGAATTTCATTACCGATATGCGCGAAGTGCAGCTCGGATATGAAGAGGCCAAGCGCGCGAACGAAAGCGTTTTAAAAGGCGGCGCAAATTCAGATCCGCAAGGCGCCGCCTTGGATTCTGCGTCTGAAAATTCCGCTCCCGCATCAAGCGCTCAGGCGCAAAACTACGGCGCAAATTTTAATTCTACGTTCGCTTCAGGCACTGAGCCGCAAAGCTCGAGCGAGACTTTAAATTCTACGCCGCAAAGCCCCAGCGCGATCTTAAATTCCAAAAATCCTGAGGCCGCTACAAACCCCGCCTTGCAAAAGTCTCGCGTCAAAAATATCATTCTAATAATAGGCGAGAGCTTGCAGCGCGGGCATATGTCGCTCTATGGCTACGACGTTAAAAATACGCCGCTTTTAGAGAAGCTCGAAGCAAGCGGCAATCTGATAAAATTTAGCGATACAATCTCGCCTTACGGCACGACTAATCAGGTGCTGATGCGGCTTTTAAATTTCAGCGATTACGAAAGCGAGCGCAAAAGGGCTTGGTTTCGCAACCTTAGCATCATTGATATGTTTAAGCTAAGTGGCTACCGCACCTTTTGGATCAGCAATCAAGAGGCTTTCGGCGCACATGCGCTAAGCGCTAAAAGTGCCGCCGATCGCGCGGACGCGGAATCCTTCCTCTCAAAGAGCAATCTTTATGAAACCGTCCGCATCAAGCCCGACGGAGTACTGCTTCCGCTCATAAACCGGGCGAAAGCGGGGCAGAGCGAGCGAAACTTCTACGTGATCCATCTTATCGGTAGCCACATGGATTACAGCCTGCGATATCCCGAGGGATTTGGTAAGTTTAGCGCGGCGGACGTAAAGGCAAAACTTACTGCCAAGCAGAAAGATGTCGTCGCATATTACGACAACAGCGTGCTTTACAACGATTTTGTCATAAATGAAATTTTTAAAATTTTTTCGGGTGATGACAGCCTCATCGTCTATCTTAGCGATCACGGCGAAAATTTATACGAAAACGGGCGCCTTGGGCACGGCATGGAGAGCCGCTTTACTTACGAAATCCCGCTGCTTTTCATAGCCTCGCGCGAGTTTTTGAGCGATCATGCTACGCTATGGCAGAGGCTGGCTGCGGCGAAAGATAAGCCTTTTATGAGCGATGATTTAGCGCATCTGCTAGCAGATATCATCGGTGTCGCGCCGCTTGAGTTTGACGAGCACAAAAGCCCGATACGAGCGGATTTTAATGCTTCACGCAAGCGAATTGCTAACGGAGCCGATTATGACGAGA
- the map gene encoding type I methionyl aminopeptidase has product MAILLKTKKDLEGLRAANKIVAQALDYAASFIKPGLSLLEVDKKIDDFITSKGAYPAFKGLYGFPNAACLSLNEVIIHGIPDETILQEGDILGVDLGSKLNGYFGDSARTLPVGKISKADEDLIACSKDTLEFAIKTIRVGMHFKELSFEIEKFIRARGFVPLYGFCGHGIGKHPHEEPEIPNYLEGNNPKSGPKIKNGMVFCIEPMICQKDGTPVIAEDKWSTRSKDGLRTSHYEHCMAVFDDKVEVLSVA; this is encoded by the coding sequence ATGGCGATTTTGCTTAAAACAAAAAAAGATTTAGAGGGGCTTCGTGCAGCGAACAAGATCGTTGCGCAGGCCCTTGATTACGCAGCTTCTTTTATAAAACCTGGTCTTAGCCTGCTCGAAGTCGATAAAAAGATCGACGATTTCATCACCTCTAAGGGTGCGTACCCGGCTTTTAAAGGGCTATACGGCTTTCCAAACGCCGCCTGCCTCTCGTTAAATGAAGTCATCATCCATGGAATCCCAGACGAGACGATCCTGCAAGAGGGCGATATCTTAGGCGTCGATCTGGGCTCGAAGCTAAATGGATATTTCGGCGACAGCGCACGCACCCTGCCCGTCGGTAAAATTTCAAAAGCCGACGAAGATCTCATCGCATGCAGCAAGGATACGCTGGAGTTTGCCATCAAAACGATCAGGGTAGGGATGCACTTCAAAGAGCTAAGCTTCGAGATCGAGAAATTTATCCGTGCGCGCGGCTTCGTGCCGCTATACGGCTTCTGCGGTCACGGCATCGGCAAGCACCCGCACGAAGAGCCTGAGATCCCAAATTATTTGGAGGGCAACAATCCAAAATCAGGCCCCAAAATCAAAAACGGTATGGTCTTTTGCATCGAGCCGATGATCTGCCAAAAGGACGGCACGCCGGTCATCGCCGAGGATAAATGGAGCACGAGAAGCAAGGATGGGCTTCGCACTAGCCATTACGAGCATTGCATGGCGGTTTTCGACGATAAGGTAGAAGTCCTAAGCGTTGCGTAG
- the secY gene encoding preprotein translocase subunit SecY: MNKSLRNKILITLGFLFAYRLLAYVPVPGVDVEVIKQFFQNNSNNAFGMFNMFSGNAAERFSVISLGIMPYITASIIMELLAATFPNLGKLKKERDGMQKYMQIIRYATIAIAMVQSIGVSIGLQGIHGQTGAPAIMAENTNEFVFISCISMLAGTMLLMWIGEQITQRGVGNGTSLIIFAGIVSAIPRAIGSTVNLVNTGEMNVLKLIAILLIILATIGAILYVELGERRIPVSFSRKVLMANQNKRIMNYVPIKLNLSGVIPPIFASAILMFPTTILQASTNPIIQKIHDFLSPSNYFFNFLTFVLVIFFAYFYASIAFNSKDISENLKKQGGFIPGIRPGEGTASFLNEVASRLTFWGSIYLGLVTVIPWLLVKFMGVPFYFGGTSVLIVVSVALDTMRRIEAQIYMNKYQTLSAVGL, translated from the coding sequence CTACGCAACAAAATTCTCATTACTTTGGGCTTTCTTTTTGCCTATAGGTTGCTAGCTTACGTGCCAGTTCCGGGAGTGGACGTTGAGGTTATAAAGCAATTTTTTCAAAACAATAGCAACAACGCTTTTGGAATGTTTAATATGTTTAGCGGTAACGCGGCGGAGCGATTCAGCGTTATCTCGCTAGGCATCATGCCTTATATTACCGCTTCGATCATTATGGAGCTGCTCGCCGCAACCTTTCCAAATTTAGGCAAACTCAAAAAAGAGCGCGACGGTATGCAGAAATATATGCAGATCATCCGATATGCTACAATCGCAATCGCTATGGTTCAATCCATCGGTGTTAGCATCGGCTTGCAGGGCATCCACGGACAGACCGGAGCGCCTGCGATAATGGCCGAAAATACCAACGAGTTTGTTTTCATCTCGTGCATTTCGATGCTGGCAGGCACCATGCTTTTGATGTGGATCGGCGAGCAGATTACGCAGCGCGGCGTCGGTAACGGCACTAGCCTTATTATCTTTGCAGGTATCGTAAGCGCCATCCCTAGAGCGATCGGAAGTACCGTAAATTTAGTAAATACCGGCGAAATGAACGTTTTAAAGCTAATCGCGATCTTGCTAATTATCCTGGCTACTATCGGAGCAATTTTATATGTGGAGCTAGGCGAACGCAGGATCCCCGTTTCATTTTCGCGCAAGGTATTGATGGCGAATCAAAACAAGCGCATTATGAATTACGTGCCGATCAAGCTAAATTTAAGTGGCGTCATTCCGCCTATTTTTGCAAGCGCGATTTTGATGTTTCCGACTACAATTTTACAGGCAAGCACCAATCCGATCATCCAAAAGATCCACGATTTCCTTAGCCCTAGCAATTACTTCTTTAACTTTTTGACCTTTGTGTTGGTTATATTTTTCGCTTATTTTTATGCGTCAATTGCTTTTAATTCCAAGGACATTAGTGAAAATTTAAAGAAGCAGGGCGGATTTATCCCGGGCATTCGTCCGGGTGAGGGAACGGCGAGCTTTTTAAACGAAGTTGCTAGCCGCCTTACGTTTTGGGGCTCGATCTATCTCGGGCTAGTAACCGTCATCCCGTGGCTGCTCGTTAAATTTATGGGTGTGCCGTTTTATTTCGGCGGCACTAGCGTGCTGATCGTCGTCTCCGTCGCTCTTGATACGATGAGGCGCATCGAAGCGCAGATCTATATGAACAAATATCAGACTCTAAGTGCGGTCGGGTTATAA